One genomic window of Corallococcus caeni includes the following:
- a CDS encoding DUF167 domain-containing protein, with protein MPAPWLKAVPAGVELTVLVQPRASRTKVVGEHDGQLKIQLAAPPVDGEANAALVEFIAKTLGVPRRQVTLVAGDTSRRKRLKVQGVDAAAVEAVISGGP; from the coding sequence ATGCCCGCCCCCTGGCTCAAGGCCGTCCCCGCCGGGGTGGAGCTGACGGTGCTCGTCCAGCCGCGCGCGTCCCGCACGAAGGTGGTGGGCGAGCATGACGGCCAGTTGAAGATCCAGCTCGCCGCGCCGCCCGTGGATGGGGAAGCGAATGCCGCCCTGGTGGAATTCATCGCGAAAACGCTGGGCGTGCCGCGTCGCCAGGTGACACTCGTGGCGGGTGACACGTCGCGCCGTAAGCGATTGAAGGTGCAGGGGGTTGATGCGGCGGCGGTCGAGGCTGTTATCTCTGGTGGACCGTGA
- a CDS encoding peptidase MA family metallohydrolase, translating into MLRLFAFLMMLLASPGVFAQDEGPRGIHATEAVVTDSALVPHARPAIVAGELKTQRFVILHTAKAAGAARALAGQIEGVRDAFGAMLGRDWPGTTEIRLGVGRQEFEALALPGGKPPGWAVALAYPGHQIILLDALSLSDTEGPTTLRHEMAHVALGQLAKDWPRWFQEGVAQNLTDERYSVAHYTALFRAVTQERVFHFEDLSEDWPDVPADVEIAYAQSAAFVAYLTGKHGSHAMGLLVDGVRAGEPFEQAFGKAFRTSLLLEEQDWREGLAARYGWLPLTTSSALLWLTASILCVAAFARRMRQKSARMTELAAEDAAEDAALRLLAAARAAGPVPVDGAEPLSPALPWPEWPGATTPTPPNPSAPAQPEALEGAPEALESGAGLPEAPEGPDAADDEPESSSGEYELDGESPSGRPPKPTLH; encoded by the coding sequence ATGCTCCGCCTGTTCGCCTTCCTGATGATGCTGCTGGCCTCGCCGGGCGTGTTCGCGCAGGACGAGGGTCCTCGAGGCATCCACGCCACGGAGGCCGTCGTCACCGACAGCGCGCTCGTGCCCCACGCCCGCCCCGCCATCGTCGCGGGCGAGCTGAAGACCCAGCGCTTCGTCATCCTGCACACCGCGAAGGCCGCGGGCGCGGCGCGGGCGCTGGCCGGGCAGATTGAAGGCGTGCGGGACGCCTTCGGCGCGATGCTGGGGCGGGACTGGCCGGGCACCACGGAGATCCGCCTGGGCGTGGGCCGTCAGGAGTTCGAGGCGCTGGCCCTCCCCGGCGGCAAGCCCCCGGGCTGGGCGGTGGCGCTCGCGTATCCCGGGCATCAGATCATCCTGCTGGACGCGCTGAGCCTGAGCGACACGGAGGGCCCCACGACGCTGCGGCATGAGATGGCGCACGTGGCGCTGGGGCAGCTGGCGAAGGACTGGCCGCGCTGGTTCCAGGAGGGCGTGGCGCAGAACCTCACCGACGAGCGCTACTCCGTCGCGCACTACACCGCCCTCTTCCGCGCGGTGACGCAGGAGCGCGTCTTCCACTTCGAGGACCTGTCCGAGGACTGGCCGGACGTGCCCGCGGACGTTGAAATCGCGTACGCGCAGAGCGCCGCCTTCGTGGCCTACCTCACCGGCAAGCACGGCTCGCACGCCATGGGCCTGCTGGTGGACGGCGTGCGCGCGGGAGAGCCCTTCGAGCAGGCCTTCGGCAAGGCGTTCCGCACGTCGCTGTTGCTGGAGGAGCAGGACTGGCGCGAGGGGCTCGCGGCCCGGTACGGCTGGCTGCCGCTCACCACCAGCTCCGCGCTCCTGTGGCTCACCGCCTCCATCCTGTGCGTGGCCGCGTTCGCGCGCCGCATGCGCCAGAAGTCCGCGCGCATGACGGAGCTGGCCGCGGAGGACGCCGCCGAGGACGCCGCGCTGCGCCTGCTCGCCGCCGCCCGCGCGGCGGGGCCCGTGCCCGTGGACGGCGCCGAGCCGCTGTCCCCCGCCCTGCCCTGGCCCGAGTGGCCCGGCGCCACCACCCCCACCCCGCCCAACCCGTCCGCGCCCGCCCAGCCGGAGGCCCTGGAGGGCGCGCCGGAGGCGCTGGAGTCGGGCGCCGGCCTGCCGGAAGCCCCGGAGGGCCCGGACGCGGCGGACGACGAGCCGGAGTCCTCCAGCGGCGAGTACGAGCTGGACGGCGAGTCCCCGTCAGGCCGCCCGCCCAAGCCGACGCTCCACTGA
- a CDS encoding DivIVA domain-containing protein, with product MKITPLDIRQKRFETVMRGFARPEVGAYLELIAGEFEEVVKENIALKEELKRTQARLEQHQERERTLQETMVTAQRISEDLKDAAKKEAEIIIADAEHQAEKIVHGAHQRLVQVVEDINELKRQRTQFESQVRSVVEAHRKLLETFAAPAFADRDYARVEDNVAFLSQKKATSND from the coding sequence ATGAAGATCACCCCCCTCGACATCCGGCAGAAGCGCTTCGAGACGGTGATGCGCGGCTTCGCGCGTCCCGAAGTGGGCGCGTACCTGGAGCTGATCGCCGGCGAGTTCGAGGAGGTCGTGAAGGAGAACATCGCGCTCAAGGAGGAGCTGAAGCGCACGCAGGCGCGCCTTGAGCAGCATCAGGAGCGCGAGCGCACCCTCCAGGAGACGATGGTCACCGCCCAGCGCATCAGCGAGGACCTGAAGGACGCCGCGAAGAAGGAAGCGGAGATCATCATCGCGGACGCGGAGCACCAGGCGGAGAAGATCGTCCACGGCGCGCACCAGCGGCTGGTGCAGGTGGTGGAGGACATCAACGAGCTCAAGCGCCAGCGCACCCAGTTCGAGTCGCAGGTGCGCTCCGTGGTGGAGGCCCACCGCAAGCTGCTGGAGACGTTCGCCGCGCCCGCCTTCGCGGACCGCGACTACGCGCGCGTGGAGGACAACGTCGCGTTCCTGTCGCAGAAGAAGGCCACCTCCAACGACTGA